From a single Maniola hyperantus chromosome 3, iAphHyp1.2, whole genome shotgun sequence genomic region:
- the LOC117996480 gene encoding mucin-3A, giving the protein MWVLVFMLAGALVAESHENGRFPSSNRVLRALSKSEQQAGCLYEGRWHAAGFPVRTREACLACVCTHGALSCRRRTCAPLPEPPPRCHVLHRKGDCCPELRCPDGIKYQHEASARLDDSDISRPTSMGHACVEGGTVYAAGSAMSSSTACEQCFCLGGARRCVRPRCLPPPPGCQARPTAGACCPQRYYCDHITKPVHEKNSHDCVTPEGSWASEGERVKAAETGLTCIHCFCLRGSIRCQHLSCAPSLQGCTPLVQPGQCCPHQYQCDRHANGTKSSLRPQRQNILISLRDEDRSFHTSKSTKRDTTAREQTTVTDKSTAAVTVTKKDLTTTAKVKRETEVPNITSLSMRIEKSETSTSTIAQTTQKLNEATQTLATETTTLDEASEELPTEQPPGSVKVIINGTINCTTELSSTSLLLNVSDTNDTVWIDSQTQPRIPIINTIDVETHTFPPNDIITKGSYDEEYDDDETFTINVTSSLRTNTSHTTTTTTKPLPVVPKTVPPALLGKVNVSKTKKEEYDYDYTEPTLPPSLPNLKIIPFVAADAVVEDDVSSKESLDYSALEREDKFPVYYPSKETKDTIYATRKVDVYNPTQYPIFISKKVEPQYPSLSQEADDMNAPYPSIRNEMPGPVQEYTVTASLGNSAKINYKGDTPPTATNTQFEVEPPANNLFSPPVETEGGFIPKGPGIVDDYYSVYPSTPLGNIVPHLTTSMQIDPKDECVSGDGRHVSEGESISVSCSVCSCAWGELHCSPRPCSTPPGCRRKATDISTTDLCCGELICDKMNNTTSMPLMTTKEIEIDLNETEITSKYEKVSFTYHDSTTTPRVYTNIDTIKNTSLGTNISETNERFQDKDLMIPITSVTSSTTEKSFSYTTSTETANNGIVGNNNHSLEYDEEDDDEGFSLGSVLKLLLSETYDTTTEAPKKKITTVLASTTPKMTSTPVPTTKRKQFTSENGFVPVTHRSPYAPPKKLYSPNTINRIDHLVLGESNAIRKSTPKPTYKPVTQTTTRKLVTSTKTTPQPITTKTVEISSKEGFGGHSVEVHPPAPNFVSGYGLGLPKLAGCNIYGRMYRVGRIIAELSSPCQECKCTELGVQCRSLSC; this is encoded by the exons AAAGTCACGAGAACGGCAGATTCCCGTCTAGCAATAGAGTCCTCAGAGCCTTGA GTAAATCCGAGCAACAAGCAGGGTGCCTGTACGAGGGGCGATGGCACGCGGCCGGTTTTCCCGTACGCACGCGGGAGGCGTGCCTGGCGTGCGTGTGCACGCACGGCGCGCTGTCGTGCCGGCGCCGCACGTGCGCGCCGCTGCCCGAGCCGCCGCCGAGGTGCCACGTGCTGCACAGGAAGGGAGACTGCTGCCCCGAACTACGATGTCCTG ATGGCATAAAATACCAACACGAGGCGTCAGCTCGACTTGATGACTCGGACATCAGCAGACCAACATCAATGGGCCACG CGTGCGTGGAGGGCGGCACGGTGTACGCCGCCGGCTCCGCCATGAGCTCCAGCACGGCCTGCGAGCAGTGCTTCTGCCTCGGCGGCGCGCGTCGCTGCGTGCGCCCGCGCTGCCTGCCGCCGCCGCCCGGCTGCCAGGCTCGGCCGACAGCCGGCGCCTGCTGTCCCCAACGATACTATTGCGACCATATCACTAAGCCTGTACACGAAAAAAACTCACATG ATTGTGTTACTCCCGAGGGTTCGTGGGCGTCGGAAGGAGAGCGGGTGAAGGCGGCAGAGACAGGCTTGACATGCATCCACTGCTTCTGTCTCCGCGGTTCCATCCGCTGCCAACACCTGTCCTGCGCCCCGTCCTTGCAAGGCTGCACGCCATTGGTGCAGCCGGGACAGTGCTGCCCTCATCAGTACCAGTGCGATCGACATGCTAACG GTACTAAGTCAAGTTTACGTCCTCAACGCCAAAACATACTGATATCTTTGCGAGATGAAGACCGCTCGTTCCACACATCGAAATCAACGAAACGTGACACAACAGCAAGAGAACAAACAACTGTAACTGATAAAAGCACGGCAGCTGTTACTGTTACAAAAAAAGATTTAACTACAACGGCCAAGGTGAAAAGGGAGACTGAGGTACCAAATATTACAAGTTTAAGTATGAGAATTGAGAAAAGCGAGACCAGTACTTCAACAATTGCACAAACTACTCAAAAATTAAATGAAGCAACTCAAACACTAGCGACTGAAACCACAACATTGGATGAAGCTTCAGAAGAACTCCCCACAGAGCAGCCTCCAGGATCTGTAAAAGTGATCATTAATGGGACAATAAACTGTACCACGGAACTATCCTCCACGTCTTTACTCTTAAACGTATCAGATACAAACGACACTGTATGGATCGACAGTCAGACTCAACCACGGATACCTATCATCAATACGATTGATGTGGAAACTCACACTTTTCCACCAAATGATATAATAACTAAAGGAAGTTATGACGAAGAGTATGATGACGATGAAACGTTTACCATCAATGTAACCAGCTCACTACGAACTAATACAAGTCATACAACCACCACAACAACAAAACCTTTGCCTGTCGTCCCAAAAACTGTCCCACCTGCACTTCTCGGAAAAGTGAATGTTTCTAAAACAAAGAAGGAAGAATACGACTACGATTATACGGAACCAACGTTACCACCATCACTGCCGAACTTAAA AATTATTCCTTTTGTAGCAGCCGATGCCGTTGTAGAAGACGATGTATCATCGAAAGAAAGTCTTGATTACTCTGCATTAGAGAGAGAAGACAAGTTTCCAGTTTACTATCCAAGTAAAGAGACGAAAGATACGATTTATGCGACGCGTAAAGTAGATGTTTATAATCCAACACAGTACCCAATATTTATATCAAAGAAAGTTGAACCTCAATATCCTAGTTTGAGTCAAGAAGCCGACGATATGAACGCACCTTACCCAAGCATAAGGAATGAAATGCCAGGTCCCGTTCAGGAATACACAGTTACTGCTTCGCTGGGGAATTCAGCAAAGATAAACTACAAAGGAGATACCCCACCGACTGCTacaaatacccaatttgaagTTGAGCCACCAGCCAATAACTTGTTCTCTCCACCAGTAGAAACAGAAG gtggtTTCATACCGAAGGGCCCTGGAATTGTGGACGATTACTATTCTGTGTACCCCAGCACACCGTTAGGAAATATTGTGCCTCATTTAACGACATCAATGCAGATAGACCCAAAGG ATGAATGTGTCTCTGGCGATGGGAGACACGTTTCGGAAGGTGAATCAATTTCAGTGTCCTGCTCTGTATGTAGTTGTGCGTGGGGAGAGTTGCACTGCTCCCCGCGACCGTGCAGCACCCCGCCGGGGTGCAGGAGGAAGGCTACAGATATTAGCACAACCGATTTGTGCTGTGGGGAACTAATTTGTGataaaa TGAACAACACTACATCCATGCCATTGATGACAACGAAAGAAATTGAAATTGATCTAAATGAGACTGAAATAACAAGTAAATACGAAAAAGTATCATTCACTTACCACGATAGTACAACTACACCACGCGTTTACACAAATATCGatacaataaaaaatacgaGCTTAGGAACGAATATTTCAGAAACGAACGAAAGATTCCAAGACAAGGACTTGATGATACCAATAACATCAGTCACTTCAAGCACCACTGAAAAATCATTTTCATATACAACCTCAACCGAAACTGCTAACAATGGGATTGTAGGAAACAATAACCATTCTCTGGAATACGATgaagaagatgatgatgaaggatTTTCCCTGGGAAGTGTCCTTAAGCTCTTACTCAGTGAAACATACGACACTACAACTGAAGCACCTAAAAAGAAAATAACTACAGTATTAGCAAGCACGACGCCTAAAATGACGTCTACACCTGTTCCCACAACTAAAAGAAAACAATTTACATCTGAAAATGGTTTCGTTCCGGTGACTCATCGTTCTCCTTACGCACCACCGAAAAAGTTATATTCACCAAATACCATCAACAGAATTGACCATCTCGTGCTTGGAGAATCAAATGCTATTAGGAAGTCAACCCCGAAACCTACGTATAAGCCTGTTACGCAAACAACAACTAGAAAACTGGTGACAAGTACTAAAACTACACCGCAGCCAATTACTACGAAGACTGTAGAGATTTCCAGTAAAGAAGGTTTTGGGGGGCACTCTGTAGAAGTACATCCTCCTGCTCCTAATTTTGTATCTGGGTATGGATTAGGTTTACCCAAACTTGCTGGTTGCAATATTTACGGTCGAATGTATCGGGTGGGTAGAATCATCGCCGAATTGTCGTCTCCGTGCCAAGAATGCAAGTGCACCGAGCTCGGTGTGCAGTGCCGATCGCTAAGCTGCTGA